Proteins encoded within one genomic window of Gasterosteus aculeatus chromosome 18, fGasAcu3.hap1.1, whole genome shotgun sequence:
- the LOC120808075 gene encoding cilia- and flagella-associated protein 20-like isoform X3: MFNNTFQSGFLSILYSVGSKPLQIWDKKVRNGHIKRIMDDDIHSLALEVEGANVSTTYITCPAGPKMTLGIKLPVLVMIVKNLKKYFTFEVQVLDDKNNRRRFRASTYQSTTRVKTFFCTMPMRLDDGWNQIQFNLQDFTRRAYGTNYIQTLRMQIHANCRIRRVYFSDRMYSDDELPAEFKLYRPAQNPKEKKTFPS, encoded by the exons ATgtttaataatacatttcaaagtGGATTCCTCTCCATTTTGTACAGCGTCGGGAGCAAACCGCTCCAGATCTGGGATAAAAAG GTGAGGAATGGTCACATCAAGCGAATTATGGACGACGACATCCACTCGTTGGCGTTGGAGGTTGAGGGGGCGAATGTCAG TACCACGTATATAACATGTCCCGCAGGCCCCAAGATGACATTGGGCATCAAACTTCCTGTTCTAGTGATGATTGTCAAAAATCTGAAGAAGTATTTCACCTTTGAAGTCCAG gTGTTAGACGATAAAAACAATCGCCGGCGGTTTCGGGCGAGCACCTATCAAAGCACGACACGAGTAAAGACGTTTTTCTGCACCATGCCTATGAGGCTGGATGATGGCTGGAACCAGATTCAGTTCAACCTGCAAGACTTCACCAGGAGGGCCTACGGCACCAATTACATCCAGACGCTGCGCATGCAG ATACACGCTAACTGTCGAATAAGGAGAGTGTACTTCTCGGACAGAATGTACTCCGACGACGAGCTCCCGGCTGAGTTCAAACTCTACCGGCCGGCCCAGAACCCAAAGGAGAAG AAGACCTTCCCATCCTGA
- the LOC120808075 gene encoding cilia- and flagella-associated protein 20-like isoform X1, giving the protein MLALAIHKVGRKGDYQATGDTSDRGGFVFCWIRIAVEIISKHDISVSSKVRNGHIKRIMDDDIHSLALEVEGANVSTTYITCPAGPKMTLGIKLPVLVMIVKNLKKYFTFEVQVLDDKNNRRRFRASTYQSTTRVKTFFCTMPMRLDDGWNQIQFNLQDFTRRAYGTNYIQTLRMQIHANCRIRRVYFSDRMYSDDELPAEFKLYRPAQNPKEKKTFPS; this is encoded by the exons ATGTTAGCGTTAGCAATACACAAGGTGGGCCGAAAAGGAGATTACCAAGCAACAGGTGACACTAGTGATAGAGgaggatttgttttttgttggatCCGCATTGCCGTTGAGATCATTTCTAAACATGATATTTCTGTGTCTTCGAAGGTGAGGAATGGTCACATCAAGCGAATTATGGACGACGACATCCACTCGTTGGCGTTGGAGGTTGAGGGGGCGAATGTCAG TACCACGTATATAACATGTCCCGCAGGCCCCAAGATGACATTGGGCATCAAACTTCCTGTTCTAGTGATGATTGTCAAAAATCTGAAGAAGTATTTCACCTTTGAAGTCCAG gTGTTAGACGATAAAAACAATCGCCGGCGGTTTCGGGCGAGCACCTATCAAAGCACGACACGAGTAAAGACGTTTTTCTGCACCATGCCTATGAGGCTGGATGATGGCTGGAACCAGATTCAGTTCAACCTGCAAGACTTCACCAGGAGGGCCTACGGCACCAATTACATCCAGACGCTGCGCATGCAG ATACACGCTAACTGTCGAATAAGGAGAGTGTACTTCTCGGACAGAATGTACTCCGACGACGAGCTCCCGGCTGAGTTCAAACTCTACCGGCCGGCCCAGAACCCAAAGGAGAAG AAGACCTTCCCATCCTGA